From Vitis vinifera cultivar Pinot Noir 40024 chromosome 5, ASM3070453v1, the proteins below share one genomic window:
- the LOC100251147 gene encoding histone H1: protein MLLIVFSLSPSLVGIMASVQETVLVVPVGKKNAKKASAGTKKPKASPAHPPYSEMINEAIIALKERTGSSQIAIAKFIEEKQKSGLPANFKKLLLVQLKKLVASEKLVKVKNSYKLPSAAAKKSVASAKSEAAKAPAKKKPAARPKAVTKTKSASVKVKSTPIKAKAVVKPKPKGRPSKAAKKTSTAKSPGKKAVGAAKSLKKTPVKAVKKGPVKAPKKPKSIKSPVKKAK, encoded by the exons ATGCTACTCATCGTTTTTTCTCTATCTCCGTCACTTGTTGGGATCATGGCTTCTGTGCAAGAGACTGTTCTGGTAGTTCCGGTCGGGAAGAAGAATGCTAAGAAGGCGTCTGCTGGAACGAAGAAGCCTAAGGCTTCTCCGGCACATCCGCCGTACAGTGAG ATGATAAACGAGGCTATAATCGCGCTGAAGGAGAGGACTGGTTCGAGCCAGATCGCCATCGCGAAATTCATTGAAGAGAAGCAAAAATCGGGTCTTCCGGCCAATTTTAAGAAGCTTTTGCTCGTTCAGTTGAAGAAGCTTGTGGCTTCTGAAAAGCTTGTGAAGGTGAAGAATTCATATAAGCTCCCGTCTGCCGCCGCTAAGAAGTCGGTGGCGTCAGCGAAGTCGGAAGCAGCGAAAGCGCCGGCGAAGAAGAAGCCTGCTGCGAGGCCGAAGGCTGTGACTAAAACTAAGTCTGCTTCTGTAAAGGTGAAATCCACTCCCATTAAAGCGAAGGCTGTGGTTAAGCCAAAGCCCAAGGGGAGACCGTCAAAAGCGGCCAAGAAGACTTCGACGGCAAAGTCACCAGGAAAGAAGGCCGTGGGAGCGGCAAAGTCTCTTAAGAAGACTCCGGTCAAGGCTGTGAAGAAAGGTCCTGTTAAAGCTCCAAAGAAGCCGAAGAGCATAAAGTCTCCGGTGAAGAAGGCGAAGTAG
- the LOC100246004 gene encoding GDSL esterase/lipase 7 encodes MATTPLHLSFLLLCLSFLIKSQAKHVPALYIFGDSLVDSGNNNEQKTLAKADYAPYGIDYVVGTTGRFTNGFTIADYFSESLNLQQLPPFLDHTNIIERSSAGYNFASASAGILPETGTTAGKNLNLRMQVGFFRRIVSTILKSRFKTPGRMSRHLSRSIFLVSIGSNDYAVNYLVPQFYNSSRMYNPEQFAQLLVNELGNHLQEMYGLGGRKFVVFEVGPIGCLPAIALKRAGPKTPCVEEINDAVSIFNAKLALKINQLSSTLRNSTFVLVKNFNFMHDMVKNPSRYGFKDSRNPCCIVSEVNGACIPDKTPCNDRDGHVFWDAVHPSSAANRIIANEIFNGTSLSTPMNVRKLINAHKL; translated from the exons atggCAACAACGCCTCTCCACCTCTCATTCCTCCTCCTCTGTCTCTCCTTTCTGATAAAATCACAGGCTAAGCATGTTCCGGCTCTGTACATATTTGGTGACTCCCTTGTGGACAGTGGCAACAATAATGAGCAGAAAACGCTTGCAAAAGCCGACTATGCACCCTATGGCATTGATTATGTGGTAGGAACCACCGGCAGGTTCACGAATGGCTTCACCATTGCTGATTACTTTT CTGAATCGCTCAACTTACAACAATTACCTCCATTCTTGGACCACACAAATATTATCGAGCGAAGCTCCGCAGGATACAACTTTGCGTCTGCCTCTGCTGGCATCCTTCCTGAGACAGGCACCACTGCG GGCAAAAACTTGAACTTGAGAATGCAGGTGGGGTTTTTCAGAAGAATTGTTAGTACGATCTTGAAATCGCGCTTTAAAACCCCAGGGAGAATGTCGCGTCACTTGTCAAGGTCTATCTTCTTGGTTTCCATTGGTAGTAATGACTATGCAGTCAATTATCTGGTGCCCCAATTCTACAACAGCAGTCGCATGTACAATCCTGAACAATTTGCTCAGCTCCTCGTCAACGAATTGGGCAATCATTTGCAGGAGATGTACGGGCTGGGTGGGAGGAAATTTGTGGTGTTCGAGGTGGGTCCAATCGGCTGTTTACCGGCTATTGCACTGAAAAGGGCTGGGCCCAAAACCCCTTGTGTGGAGGAAATAAATGATGCGGTTTCCATCTTCAACGCCAAGCTTGCTCTGAAGATCAATCAACTCTCTTCCACACTCCGAAATTCCACTTTTGTTCTTGTGAAAAACTTCAATTTTATGCATGACATGGTGAAAAATCCTTCTCGTTACG GATTCAAGGATTCAAGAAACCCATGTTGCATTGTTAGCGAAGTAAATGGGGCTTGCATTCCAGATAAGACCCCCTGCAATGACAGAGACGGTCATGTGTTTTGGGACGCAGTTCACCCCAGCTCTGCAGCTAACAGGATTATTGCAAATGAAATCTTCAATGGGACAAGCCTATCTACTCCAATGAATGTTCGTAAACTCATCAACGCACATAAATTGTAA
- the LOC100242578 gene encoding GDSL esterase/lipase 7, producing the protein MATKPFFQLSFLLLCLSFLTKSQAKHVAALYIFGDSDLDNGNNNDKDTLAKANYPPYGIDYPKGTTGRFTNGLTIADYLAQFLNINQPPPFLGPMAATGKSPRGYNYASASAGILPETGTIVGSNLNLTEQVRLFRKTVDTILPQHLKTPEAISRHLSSSIFLVLIGSNDYAMNYLLPQFSNSSRLYNPEQFAELLLNELGNHLREMYRLGGRNFVVFEIGPIGCLPTVALENAGTKTRCVEKPNDLVSIFNAKLASNINQLTSSLQHSTFVLVKTFNLVHGLVENPSRNGFNDSRIPCCVISEKTGTCIPNKTPCQDRNGHVFWDGAHHTDAVNRFAAREIFNGTSFCTPINVQNLVHKHAL; encoded by the exons ATGGCAACAAAGCCCTTCTTCCAACTCTCATTTCTCCTCCTTTGTCTCTCCTTCTTGACAAAATCACAAGCCAAACATGTTGCAGCTTTGTACATATTTGGCGACTCCGATCTGGACAATGGCAACAACAACGACAAAGACACACTCGCAAAAGCCAATTATCCACCATATGGTATTGATTACCCAAAGGGAACCACAGGCAGATTCACAAACGGCCTCACCATTGCTGATTACTTGG CTCAATTTCTCAATATAAATCAACCACCTCCATTCTTGGGGCCAATGGCAGCTACCGGAAAAAGCCCCAGAGGATATAACTATGCATCAGCCTCAGCTGGCATCCTTCCTGAGACAGGCACCATTGTG GGCTCCAACTTGAACTTGACAGAGCAGGTGAGGTTGTTCAGAAAAACCGTGGATACAATCCTTCCTCAGCACCTGAAAACCCCAGAAGCAATCTCACGTCACTTGTCAAGCTCTATTTTCTTGGTTCTCATTGGCAGTAATGACTATGCAATGAATTATCTTCTGCCTCAATTCTCCAACAGCAGTCGCTTATACAATCCTGAGCAATTTGCTGAACTCCTCCTGAACGAATTGGGAAATCATTTGCGG GAGATGTACCGTCTGGGTGGCAGGAATTTTGTAGTGTTTGAGATCGGTCCAATTGGTTGTTTACCAACTGTTGCACTAGAAAATGCTGGAACAAAGACCCGATGCGTAGAGAAACCAAATGATTTAGTATCCATCTTCAATGCAAAGCTTGCTTCTAACATCAATCAGCTCACTTCCTCACTCCAACACTCCACCTTTGTTCTTGTGAAAACCTTCAACTTAGTGCATGGCCTTGTGGAAAATCCTTCTCGCAATG GGTTCAATGATTCAAGAATTCCATGTTGTGTTATTAGCGAGAAAACTGGAACTTGCATTCCAAATAAAACCCCTTGCCAGGACAGAAACGGCCATGTATTTTGGGATGGAGCTCACCACACCGATGCAGTAAACAGGTTTGCAGCAAGGGAAATCTTCAATGGGACAAGCTTTTGCACTCCCATCAACGTCCAAAACCTTGTCCATAAACATGCCCTGTAA